A region of Chitinophaga horti DNA encodes the following proteins:
- the purD gene encoding phosphoribosylamine--glycine ligase — translation MKILLLGSGGREHALAWKMSQSTQCTGLFIAPGNAGTAQYGTNVNIAGTDFDQIKNFCIDNKIELLVVGPEDPLVHGVYDFFTQDPELQHIPVVGPSKQGAQLEGSKAFAKEFMLRHNIPTAAYREFSEANYEEGVAYLKQHSLPIVLKADGLAAGKGVVIAATHEEALAEFAQMIKDAKFGDASKKVVVEQFLTGIELSVFVLTDGTSYKILPAAKDYKRIGEGDTGLNTGGMGAISPVPFAGKAFMDEVEETIIRPTVEGLAKENITYKGFVFVGLISVDGKPFVIEYNCRMGDPETEVVMPRLQNDLLELFTALHNGTLGTQTIYEDPRAAATVMLVAGGYPEAYEKGKEITEIPAARPDQLVFHAGTKAEGDKVLTNGGRVLTVTSLATDLHLALAHSKQTAESIQFDGKYYRRDIGYEFV, via the coding sequence ATGAAGATACTGTTACTTGGAAGCGGCGGCCGCGAACACGCACTGGCCTGGAAAATGTCTCAAAGCACTCAATGTACGGGCCTGTTCATCGCGCCCGGCAATGCCGGCACCGCACAGTATGGTACCAACGTAAATATCGCGGGTACCGATTTCGACCAGATCAAGAATTTCTGCATTGACAATAAAATAGAGCTGTTGGTAGTGGGTCCGGAAGATCCGCTGGTACACGGCGTTTACGACTTCTTTACGCAAGATCCCGAACTGCAGCACATCCCCGTAGTTGGCCCTTCCAAACAAGGTGCCCAGCTCGAAGGCAGTAAAGCATTCGCAAAGGAGTTTATGCTCCGCCACAACATTCCCACCGCCGCTTACCGCGAGTTCAGCGAAGCCAATTACGAAGAAGGGGTTGCTTATCTTAAGCAACATTCCCTGCCTATCGTGTTAAAGGCCGACGGACTGGCTGCCGGCAAAGGTGTGGTAATTGCGGCTACGCATGAAGAGGCCCTGGCCGAGTTTGCGCAAATGATCAAAGACGCCAAGTTTGGCGACGCCAGCAAAAAGGTGGTAGTAGAACAATTCCTCACCGGGATCGAACTCTCCGTTTTTGTGCTGACCGACGGTACATCTTACAAAATTCTCCCTGCTGCAAAAGATTACAAACGTATTGGCGAAGGCGATACCGGTCTGAACACAGGCGGTATGGGCGCTATTTCACCAGTGCCGTTTGCGGGCAAAGCCTTTATGGACGAGGTGGAAGAAACCATCATTCGTCCGACGGTGGAAGGCCTGGCAAAGGAAAACATCACGTACAAAGGTTTCGTTTTCGTTGGATTGATCAGCGTAGACGGTAAGCCATTCGTGATCGAGTACAACTGCCGTATGGGCGATCCGGAAACCGAAGTGGTAATGCCCCGTTTGCAGAACGACCTGCTGGAATTGTTCACTGCCCTTCACAACGGCACACTGGGTACGCAAACGATCTACGAAGATCCGCGTGCGGCAGCCACTGTTATGCTGGTAGCGGGCGGATACCCGGAGGCTTACGAAAAAGGGAAGGAGATTACAGAGATACCTGCCGCTAGACCGGACCAGCTGGTGTTTCACGCAGGCACTAAAGCAGAGGGCGATAAGGTACTGACCAACGGAGGCAGGGTATTAACCGTGACTTCACTGGCCACCGATCTGCACCTGGCATTGGCGCATTCGAAACAAACTGCCGAAAGCATCCAATTTGACGGTAAGTATTACCGCAGGGACATTGGCTATGAATTTGTGTAA